The DNA segment ACGTTGCCCCAGCTGAGGTTGAGCAGCCCCATTCCCTGGAAGAACGCTATTATCGATTCCACCAGTCCCGCCATCTGTCCTCACCCTAGCTCTATTAGTGCCTGTCCGGTGTCCACGGTGTCGCCCTCTTTGACGAGGATCTTCTTAACCACTCCGTCCTTTGGAGCGGGGATTTCGTTTTCCATCTTCATTGCTTCCAAGACCACTAACCCCTGTCCAGTTTTGACCTGCTCGCCCTCCCTCACGAGAATTCTCAGAATCTTACCCGGCATTGGGGCCGTCACGGCACCTTCGCCGGCGGGAGCCGGAGTCGCTGCC comes from the Thermococcus celericrescens genome and includes:
- a CDS encoding biotin/lipoyl-containing protein, which gives rise to AATPAPAGEGAVTAPMPGKILRILVREGEQVKTGQGLVVLEAMKMENEIPAPKDGVVKKILVKEGDTVDTGQALIELG